In a genomic window of Enterobacter asburiae:
- a CDS encoding hemin ABC transporter substrate-binding protein has translation MKTWLALLCALPLVAFAAAQEKIVALGGDVTEIVYALGAQSSLVARDSTSQWPQAANDLPDVGYLRQLNAEGILSMRPTLVLASDQAQPSLALKQVEQSHVRVVTVPGRNDLSVIDEKVRVIADATHREAEGEALRNTLRQALAALPAAPLNKRVLFILNHGGMTAMAAGQQTGADAAIRAAGLQNAMQGFTRYQPLSQEGVIASRPDLVVISQDGVNALGGEENLWKLPGLAQTPAGRNRQMLAIDDMALLGFSVRTPDAIQKLRAKAEQLP, from the coding sequence ATGAAAACGTGGTTAGCCCTGCTGTGCGCCCTGCCTCTGGTAGCGTTTGCCGCCGCGCAGGAGAAAATTGTCGCCCTTGGCGGCGACGTGACGGAGATTGTCTATGCGCTTGGCGCGCAGTCTTCTCTGGTCGCACGCGACAGCACCAGCCAGTGGCCGCAGGCGGCAAACGATCTGCCTGACGTGGGATATTTACGTCAGCTCAACGCCGAAGGCATTTTGTCCATGCGCCCCACGCTGGTGCTGGCCAGCGACCAGGCGCAGCCGTCTCTTGCGCTGAAGCAGGTCGAACAAAGTCACGTCAGGGTGGTTACCGTTCCTGGCCGCAACGACCTGAGCGTCATTGACGAAAAGGTTCGGGTGATTGCCGACGCCACGCACCGTGAAGCCGAGGGGGAAGCCCTGCGCAACACGCTGCGTCAGGCGCTGGCGGCGCTGCCCGCAGCGCCCCTTAACAAGCGGGTGCTGTTTATCCTCAACCACGGGGGAATGACCGCGATGGCCGCCGGGCAGCAGACCGGCGCAGACGCCGCCATCCGGGCCGCCGGGCTGCAGAACGCGATGCAGGGATTCACCCGCTATCAGCCGCTGTCGCAGGAAGGAGTCATTGCCAGCCGGCCCGACCTGGTAGTGATTTCGCAGGACGGCGTGAACGCGCTGGGCGGCGAGGAAAACCTGTGGAAGCTGCCCGGCCTGGCGCAAACCCCGGCGGGACGCAACAGGCAGATGCTGGCGATTGATGATATGGCCCTGCTGGGCTTCAGCGTGCGAACGCCGGATGCCATCCAGAAGCTGCGCGCCAAAGCGGAGCAACTGCCCTGA
- the chuS gene encoding hematinate-forming heme oxygenase ChuS, producing MNHYTRWLELKEEHPGKYARDIAGLMNISEAELTFARVGHDAWRLRGDIRDILGALEAVGETKCICRNEYAVHEQVGSFTNQHLKGHAGLVLNPRALDLRLFLNQWASAFHLSEATPRGERQSIQFFDRQGDAVLKVYTTDNTDLAAWGDVLTRFIFADNPPLELGAADAPAHAENADAALVDKEWRAMTDVHQFFSLLKRHNLSRQQAFRLVGDDLACKVENSALAQLLETARQDGNEIMVFVGNRGCVQIFTGAVQKVVPMKGWLNIFNPAFTLHLLEETIAESWVTRKPTADGHVTSLELFAADGTQIAQLYGQRTEGEPEQSQWRSQIDALTPKGLAA from the coding sequence ATGAATCACTACACACGCTGGCTTGAGCTAAAAGAAGAACATCCGGGTAAGTACGCGCGAGACATCGCAGGGTTAATGAACATCAGCGAGGCGGAGCTGACCTTCGCGCGCGTGGGCCATGACGCCTGGCGCCTGCGCGGCGACATCCGCGATATCCTGGGCGCGCTGGAAGCCGTGGGTGAAACCAAATGCATCTGCCGCAACGAGTATGCCGTGCACGAGCAGGTTGGCAGCTTCACCAACCAGCACCTGAAGGGCCACGCCGGGCTGGTGCTGAACCCGCGCGCGCTGGATCTTCGCCTGTTCCTCAACCAATGGGCGAGCGCGTTTCACCTCAGCGAAGCCACCCCACGCGGCGAGCGGCAGAGCATTCAGTTCTTCGATCGCCAGGGCGATGCGGTGCTCAAGGTCTATACCACGGACAACACCGACCTCGCCGCCTGGGGCGATGTGCTGACCCGCTTTATATTTGCCGATAATCCGCCGCTTGAGCTGGGCGCTGCGGATGCCCCGGCTCACGCCGAAAACGCGGATGCCGCTCTCGTGGATAAGGAGTGGCGCGCCATGACTGATGTGCATCAGTTCTTCAGCCTGCTCAAACGCCACAATCTCAGCCGCCAGCAGGCGTTTCGCCTGGTGGGCGACGATCTTGCCTGTAAGGTGGAGAATAGCGCGCTGGCACAACTGCTGGAAACGGCACGTCAGGACGGCAACGAAATCATGGTATTCGTCGGTAACCGCGGCTGCGTGCAGATCTTCACCGGTGCAGTACAGAAAGTCGTGCCGATGAAAGGCTGGCTGAACATCTTTAATCCCGCCTTTACGCTGCATCTGCTGGAAGAAACCATCGCGGAGAGCTGGGTGACGCGCAAGCCAACCGCAGACGGCCACGTCACCAGCCTGGAGCTGTTTGCCGCCGACGGCACGCAAATCGCGCAGCTTTATGGCCAGCGTACCGAAGGCGAGCCGGAGCAGAGCCAGTGGCGCAGCCAGATTGACGCCCTGACGCCAAAAGGGCTGGCCGCATGA
- a CDS encoding TonB-dependent hemoglobin/transferrin/lactoferrin family receptor, translating into MPHLHTARLRPSLLALAIVSTLPGVAFAAADEITVTATGNARSAFEAPMMVSVIDATAPEKQTASSAADLLRNVPGLTLDGTGRTNGQDVNLRGYDRRGVLVLVDGVRQGTDTGHLNSTFLDPALIKRIEVVRGPSALLYGSGALGGVISYDTVDAKDLLEPGKNSGYRVFGTGATGDHSLGLGASAYGRTDTLDGLVSWSSRDRDDIRQSDGATAPNDESINNMLAKGSWKIDPAQTLSGALRYYNNAAQEPKNPQTSDANSSNPMTDRSTIQRDAQVGYRIAPEGYDWLNADAKVYWSEARINAQNIDSTGEFRKQTTKGGKVENRSRLFSDSFASHLLTYGGEYYRQEQRPGGATTGFPEAKIDFSSGWLQDEITLRDLPVTLLGGTRYDNYRGSSDGYDDVNADKWSSRAGLTVSPTDWLMLFGSYAQAFRAPTMGEMYNDAKHFSIGRFYTNYWVPNPNLRPETNETQEFGFGLRFDDLMLANDALEFKASYFDTKAKDYISTTVNFAAATTMSYNVPDAKIWGWDVMAKYSADLFNLDVAYNRTRGKDTNTGEYISSINPDTVTSRLDVPVAQSGFSVGWIGTFADRSTHVSSSYSKQPGYAVNDFYVSYKGQEKLKGVTTTLVLGNAFDKAYWSPQGIPQDGRNGKIFVSYQW; encoded by the coding sequence ATGCCACACCTGCACACCGCACGTTTACGCCCGTCCCTTCTGGCGCTGGCGATTGTCAGCACCCTGCCGGGCGTCGCGTTTGCTGCCGCAGATGAAATAACCGTCACCGCCACAGGCAACGCCCGTAGCGCCTTCGAAGCCCCGATGATGGTGAGCGTGATTGACGCCACCGCCCCGGAAAAACAGACCGCCAGCTCTGCCGCCGATCTGCTGCGCAACGTCCCCGGCCTGACGCTTGACGGCACCGGCCGCACCAACGGTCAGGACGTTAACCTGCGCGGCTACGACCGTCGCGGCGTGTTGGTACTGGTTGACGGTGTGCGCCAGGGAACCGATACCGGCCACCTGAACAGCACCTTCCTCGATCCCGCGCTCATCAAACGTATCGAGGTGGTGCGCGGCCCGTCGGCCTTGCTCTACGGCAGCGGCGCGCTGGGCGGCGTGATTTCCTATGACACCGTCGACGCCAAAGACCTGCTGGAGCCGGGTAAAAACAGCGGTTATCGCGTGTTTGGTACCGGTGCAACGGGTGACCACAGCCTAGGCCTGGGGGCCAGCGCCTATGGCCGCACCGATACCCTGGACGGCCTGGTGTCGTGGTCCAGCCGCGACCGCGATGATATCCGCCAGAGCGACGGTGCAACGGCGCCGAACGACGAATCCATTAATAACATGCTGGCGAAAGGCAGCTGGAAAATCGACCCGGCTCAGACGTTGAGTGGCGCCCTGCGCTACTACAACAACGCCGCACAGGAGCCGAAAAACCCGCAAACATCAGATGCCAACAGCAGCAACCCGATGACCGACCGCTCCACCATCCAGCGAGATGCGCAGGTTGGCTACCGCATTGCGCCGGAAGGGTACGACTGGCTGAACGCCGATGCGAAGGTTTACTGGTCTGAAGCGCGCATTAATGCCCAGAACATCGACAGCACCGGCGAGTTCCGCAAGCAGACCACCAAAGGCGGCAAGGTGGAAAACCGTTCCCGCCTGTTCAGCGACTCCTTTGCATCTCACCTTCTGACCTACGGCGGAGAATACTATCGCCAGGAGCAGCGTCCGGGCGGTGCCACGACCGGCTTCCCGGAGGCGAAAATCGACTTTAGCTCCGGCTGGCTGCAGGATGAGATCACCCTGCGCGATCTGCCCGTTACCCTTCTGGGCGGCACGCGCTATGACAACTATCGCGGCAGCAGCGATGGCTACGATGACGTCAATGCCGATAAGTGGTCTTCCCGGGCGGGGTTAACCGTCAGCCCCACCGACTGGCTGATGCTGTTCGGCTCTTACGCGCAGGCCTTCCGCGCGCCTACCATGGGTGAAATGTATAACGACGCTAAACACTTCTCCATCGGCCGGTTCTACACCAACTACTGGGTGCCTAACCCGAACCTGCGCCCGGAAACCAACGAAACGCAGGAGTTTGGTTTTGGCCTGCGCTTTGACGATCTGATGCTCGCCAACGATGCGCTGGAGTTCAAGGCCAGCTATTTCGATACCAAAGCGAAAGACTACATCTCCACCACCGTCAACTTCGCCGCGGCGACCACCATGTCGTACAACGTTCCAGACGCCAAAATATGGGGCTGGGACGTAATGGCAAAATATTCGGCCGATCTGTTTAACCTTGACGTGGCCTATAACCGCACGCGCGGGAAAGATACCAATACCGGGGAGTACATCTCCAGCATCAACCCGGACACCGTCACCAGCAGGCTGGACGTTCCGGTGGCGCAAAGCGGGTTCTCCGTCGGCTGGATCGGCACTTTTGCCGATCGCTCAACTCACGTCAGCAGCAGCTACAGCAAGCAGCCGGGCTATGCGGTCAACGATTTTTACGTCAGCTATAAGGGCCAGGAGAAGCTCAAGGGCGTCACCACCACGCTGGTGCTGGGCAACGCCTTTGACAAAGCGTACTGGTCACCTCAGGGCATTCCGCAGGACGGGCGTAACGGCAAGATTTTCGTAAGCTATCAGTGGTAA